Below is a window of Streptomyces qaidamensis DNA.
GCCGCCAAGCTCGACGCGGCGTTCGCGAAGATCAAGCGGGTCGGGCCGCAGGTGTGGGACGTGCTGCTGGGCTCCGACGAGGGGACGACCGGGGCCGACGAGGCGTCGTTCCGGCTGACGTACCCCTTCTCGCCCTCGTTCATGGACACCCTGGTCCACATCTCCTCGGCGCTGCAGCGCTCGCGCACCGGTCTGAAACTGATGGGCCAGCTGCTGGCCGACCATCGCGACGACGCGACGCTGGAGCAGCTCATCCCGCTGGGCGACCTCTACCCGGTCATCGCGGACGGGGGTGACCGGCCGTTCGTCGACAGTCTGAAGGTGGAGTTCCAGGCCGCGGACAAGCTGTACCGCACCAAGCTGCGGCCCTACCTCCTGGCGATGTACGACGTCACCGAGGAGGACATCGAGCGCTACCGCCACCGCCGCGAGACCATTACCGACCAGGGGCACTTGCAGCGGTGCAAGGCGTTCGTGGGCGACGACCGGCTGATGTGCACGCTCCTGCTCTCCGCGCTGGCGCCCAGTGTTCCCGCGCTGCGGGACCTGACCATCCGGCGGCTCGCGTCCCTCAATCACGGCTCGGTCATCTCCCCCATCCCGGGGGCTGAGGTCGGCGCCATTCAGTCGAAGGTCGACGAGTGGGCGTCGCGCTTCGCGGAGATCAAACCCACCGGCACCAAGGCCAACCCCGGCGTACGGCTCGAGTTGGCCGGTGTGGACGTGGATTCGGTCATCGCGAACGCCAACGTCAACAACAACCGCTCCAACCGCCGCGCACTCGCCAAGCGGCTGCTCGCCGAGGAGCTGGGCATCGACCTCCAGGAGCGGCTCACCGCGGACGAGCTGAAGTTCGTCTGGCGCGGCTCGAACCGCACGGTGGAGGTCATCTTCGGCAACATCGCCGACCACGACGACCTGCAGGACCACGAGTTCGCCCCCAGCCAGGACGGGCTGTGGCGGATGATCATCGATCTGCCGTACGACGAGGGCGAGTACGGGCCGCGCGAGGACGCCAACCGCATGGCCGAGCTCCGTCGGCTCCCCGGCAACCGGCCACGGACGGTGGGGTGGATTCCCACGCACCTGTCCACTGGCCGTTTCCAGGACTTCCAGCGGCTGGTCGTCATCCACTACGCCCTCGCCGACCAGCGGCGCTTCGACACCAGCTACGCGCAACACCTGAACGCCGACAACCGGGCCCGTGCCAAGGCACTGCTGGAAGACCAGCGCGAGACGCTCACCAAGACGGTGAAGGCGGCCTTCAAGCAGGCCTACGGGCTTGCGGCCAAAAAGCCCGGCGACGTCAACCCGGACTTCAACGAGCACCTGGAACCGCTGCCCGACGTGCCGGATCTGCGTGTCTCCATCGGGCAGTCCCTGTATGACGCGGTCCGGCACGTGGCGGGCAAGCTGCTGGCCCACCAGTTCCCCGCGCACCCGGACTTCGACCCCGACGGCACGGGTACCGTCGTCAAACTCGCCGACGCACGGACCGTGTTCGGGCACATCCGCGACGCCTCGGAAGCCGGTGACCGGCAGGCCGAGATCCCGGGCAAGGAACGCGACCTCATGCGGCGCGTCGCCACTCCGCTCGGGCTCGGCCGGCAGAAGGAGGCGTACTTCCGGCTCTCCACTCGCTGGCCGGAGCACTTCGCCCTCCAGGCGCGCGGCGAGGCCGGTCCCGGTGACCTGAGTGTCAGCCGGCTCACCGAGTGGATCGACCGTCCCGCGCCGATGGGCCTGGAGCCGTTCCTCGCCCACCTCGTCATCGCGTCGTACGCGGAGATGGACGACCGGGTCTGGGTACGGGCAGGTGCGCTGCTCGACCCCTCGCCCGAACTGTCGGCGATCAAGCCGCAGGACGCGCTGCGTTCTCAGCCGCTGCCGGAGGAACACGTCTGGGAGGAGGCGGGACGCCGCTACTGGGAGATCTTCGGTGAGGAGCCGCCCAGGCTCCGCAGGGGCAGGATGGTCGGGCAGTTCGCCCGGCGGATCACGGAGCGGGCCCGTACGCATCAGCCGCACGCGGCCGATCTGGTGGCGCAGTTGGAGAAGCACGCGACGCTGCTCGGCCTGGACGGCACCGACGAGTCGGGCCGACTGGCGATCGCCCGCCGGGCCCGGGACCTGCTGGACGAACTGCGCGGGCTGGATCAGGGCGCGGCCGGCGGTTCCGCGGCGGCCAAGCAGGTCATCTCCGCGTTCGCCGGCTTCGATCTCGGCGACGTGCCGACGAGCCGCTACGGTGCGTCGATCAAGCAGGCCGAGGCCGTCGCGGCTGCCTTGGCCACCGCGGCCTGGGACATGCTCAAGCTCGCGCCCAACTACGGGCCGCAGGGCGAGGCGGTGCTGGAGGAGTTGCGCGGCGCGGCGCGTGTAGATCAGCGCACCAAGGACCTCAAGGAGGCGCTGCGGGAGGCACGGCGGTCCATCGTCGCCGTCATCGAGCGCAGCCAGGCGCACACCACCGATCCGCGCAGGGCGTACGCCGCGCCCACGCCGACCGAACCTCTCACCAAGCCCGACGCGATCAGCCTGAACACCGACACCGGCCAGCCGCCCGTGCCCTCCACCCACCCTGGCGCCGACAGCGGACGACGTGCGGGACGCCGCTCGGGCGGAGGCCGGACCACGGCTTCCCGTGCGTTGGCCGAGTTGAGGGCCGAACTGGCCGAACTGGCCGCTGCCGAGCCGGACGCGGAGATCGAGATCAGCTGGCGGGTCGTGGAATGAGCGGTAGGCGGCGAGCGAAGAAGGTGCGGGAACAGTGAGTACGGCGGCCGTGACCACCACCAGCGCGGTGCGGCTCAACGCCGCGACCATCACCCAGTACCTGGCATCGCAGCCCGGTCTCGGGCCGGGCAAGCGCCGGGTCGTACTGCTGCGCGCCGCGCCCTCCTGGGACGGCCCTGACGAGTTGCCCTGGGGTGAGCAGCGGCGGGCCAAGGTCGCGGCGGCGCCCTCTCCTCTGGGTGTGTACGAGCTGCTCCTCGCGCACCAGAAACTGTCGGCCACCGGGCCCGATGTGCTGGTGGTACTCACCGATCGCGAGGAGGCGGAGCTCGGGCCCGATCTGCTGGCCAAGGTGCACCGGCAGCGGGTCAACGCCGTGGACACCTGGGACGTCGTACGGGAGGCGTTCGGTGCGAGCCGCTCGGACCACCGGCTGTTCGAGGAGAACTGGGCTGCCGAGGCGCTGCTGGACGCCGCTCCGCCGCACGGCGGATGGCCGAAGCTGGCGGGCGGTGTCCTGTCGCGGCGCGAGGCGCTGACCTCGCTCGCGCTGCGCAGGCTGGGAATCGGCCGCTACGACCCCGACGCCGAAATCTCCCGCGCCACAGCGGGCGGTGGTGACGAGCTGGACATCCAAACCTTGCTGCGATGGTCCCTCGTGCCCGGCGGTCCCGAACGGCTCCTGGCGCTGCGCGCGCCCGAGCGGGCCGGGCTCGTGCAGTTCCTCGGCGAAGAGGAGCAGGCCGGGCGCGCGGGGCAGGCCCTGCTCGCCCTGGTGACGGCGGAACACGGACCAGACGCCGTCGCGTTCGGGCTGGTCTGCGCGGCGCTGTGGGGGCACGCCGACGCCGCGGCGGACGCGGAGGACTACCGGGCGCGGGGGCGGGCCGAGCGCTGGTTCGGAGAGGAACCGCCCGCCGAGGGTGAGCATCTGGACGCGCTCACGGCGGCCTTCGGACGCTCCTGCGAGGAGTTCGTCTCCGCCCTGCTGCTGACGGGACGATCGGACAGCGACGAATCGGCGGCAAAGGCCCGGCGGCTGACCGGCTCCGTGCTCGACCGGGCGGCCGCCCTTGCGCGCCAGTTCGGAGCGGAGCGAGCCGCGGGGACGAGTCCCGTACTGGCGCCAGGCCTTGAAGCGCGCTTCACCGCTGCCGGCGAGGCGCTGTCGAGCGGCGTCCCCGAGCGCATCACGCCCGCGGTGAAGGCCCTCAGCGAGCACCGGCTCGCCCGGGACCCCGACAACAGCGTCCGTATCGAGCGGGTGCGCATGGCGCGGCGGCTGGCACATTGGCTCGGGACCGACCCGCCGGTGGAGGCCGACACGGTGGCGGATGCCATCGCCCGTCACGTCACCGAGACGGGCTGGGTGGACCTGGCGCTGCAACACATCGAGTCGGGAGGCGATCCCGATCCGGCGCTCCGGTCCGCGTACGACGCTCTGTGCTCCTCGGCGCGCGACCGTCGGCGCGAGATCGACCGGCAGTTCGCCCAGGTACTCGCCGTCCGGACGGCGACCGACCGTGGTCCCGGCTCGATGCTGACCGTGGAGACTTTCCTCCCCGAGGTCGTCGCCCCGGTGGTGAAGGCCAAAGAGCGGAGAGTCCTGCTCCTCGTGCTCGACGGGATGAGCGCTGCCATCGCCGCCGAACTCGGCGACCAACTGCGCGACCACTGGGCCGAGTACGACCCGCTGCCCGGGGCGAAGGACGCCCCACGGCGCCGTGCGATGGCAGCCGCGCTCCCCACCGTCACGGCCGTGTCACGGACCTCTCTCTTCGCCGCGCGACTGATGAAGGGCACGCAGACCGACGAGAAGAAGTTGTTCCCCGCTCACCGCTTCTGGGGCGGGGAGGATGTGGCGGTCTTCCACAAGAACGATCTGCGCACCGAGAGCAGCGGCGAGCCGTTCGGGCCCAAACTGCACGACGCGCTCATCGGCGACCGTACACATGTGGCGGTGGTCCTCAACACCGTGGACGACCGGCTGGCCTCCGAGCAGAAACTCGGTGACGGTGCCTGGCGGCTGTCCGACATAGGAGGGCTGCGAGCACTGCTCCGGTCTGCCGCGGACCAGGGCCGTGCGGTGATCGTCACCAGCGACCATGGTCACGTCATCGACCGGCGGGCGGCGCGAATCGACGCCCAGGACGTAAGGTCCGCTCGGCACCGCGCCCCCGGCGGCCCACTTGCGGAACACGAGATCGTGCTGAGGGGACCTCGTGTCCTGGACCCGGAACCGGGGAGCGAGATCGTCGCCCTCTGGGACGCCGAAACCCGATACACGTCTCGCAAGGCCGGCTACCACGGCGGCGCATCCCTGGCCGAGTTCGCCATCCCCGTACTGGCCTTCCTGCCCTTCGGGGCGAAGCCGCCGAGCGGCTGGCGGGAACTGGGCAGCCAGCAGCCGACCTGGTGGTCACTGACCCAGCAGGGGGAGGAGCAGCCGCCACGGGCCCACGCCGCCGCGGTCTCGGCACCGGTAGGGAAGAAGCCGCCCAAGAGGAACAAGAACGAGGCGGAACTCGCCAAGAGCCACGAGGCGCTGTTCGATGTGGCGTTGGTTCCCTCGACGTCCGAGGACGGTACCCTGCTTTCCGCAACCCCGGTGTCTCCGGTTGACGCCTTGGTCGACACGCTCCTGGAGTCCGAGGTCTTCACGGCTCAGGTGCAGCTGCTGGCCCGCAAACCGGACCTCGCTCGGGTGGAGAAGGCCGTACACGCTCTGCTGGACTCGGGCGGCACCCTGCCGATGACGGCTCTCGCCCAGCGCGTCGGACTCCCCGCGAGCCGGCCGGCCGACGGCTTCGCCGCCGTGCTACGGCAGTTGCTCAATCACGACGGTGTCCAGGTACTGGAGACACTGCCGGACGGGCGGACCCTTCGCTTGCACATCGGACTGCTGCGGGACCAGTTCGAGTTGAGTTGAGGAGGGGTGAAAGCCTGCCCCGGGAACCCGGGGACAGGCTTCACCACCCGTCAGGTGAGCTGGCGCAGCAGACCCACGAACTGCCGCAGTTCCTCGCTCCGCTGAGCCGACAGCGGCTCCGGGCGGAAGTGCGCGATCTGGTTACGGATCTCGCGCACCCGGTCGAGCTGGTGCACGAACTGGACGCGGTTCACCCCGGTCCAGCCCAGGGTCTGCCAGTTCTGGTCGGCCGCGGCGCACAGCGCCTCTCTGCGGTTTCCCTGTCTGGTGCGCTGATCGCCGTCGAGCAGCATCACGTACTGGCCGAACATGAGATCAGCGATCTTCCCCGTCTTCCTGTCGTTGTTCTGCACCCCACGGACGGCGTCCTCGCCGATCTTCGCACCGAGACACTTACGCAGCCGGAACTCGATCTCGCCTATGACGAAGAACGGCCATGCGGTCGCGTCGAAGCGCTGGGTGATGTCCGCAGCGGTGACGATGCCGCTGATGCGGCCGTTATGGGCTCTCACCAGCACGTATCCGTGCTCGCAGACGCTGGAGAGCATGGCGAAGAAGTCGTCGTGCGCGTGCGCGACCGGCGGGTCCTCCACGATGGCGTTGGCCAGCGCCGCTTCCGCACCTGTGGCGTACATCTTGGCCACCGAGCGCCAGGTGACGACGCCGGACACCGTGTACCGGTCCTCCAGGACCGGGATCTGGGAGTAGTTCTTCGTGTGCATGATGTACGTCGCCTCGGTGAGGTCCGAGGCGGGTGTGACCGAGTCGACCCCGGCGTGGGCACACGGCAGGTCGCCGATCCGGAACGGCTGCGTGGGCAGCGCACCCGGGAGCAGCCCCGCCTCGTCCTCCTGCTCCTCGTCCGTCGTGTCCCCCTGCTCCGCTGCTGCGGATTCCTGGGCGACGATGTGGATCTCGGACTGGCTGCCGCAGGTGGCGAAGTACGGAAGGGTCGCGAGACCGAGATCCTTCAGCCTCTGCTCGATGACCAGGATCGCCTGGTCGTTGCGGAACCGGGTGTTGAAGCAGGTCAGGAGTTCGACGAGGGGTATGCGGCGGCCTTTGAGCGCAAGCAGTTCGTCATCAGAGGGGTTCCGGAGCACGACCGCGTCACCCGGCCTTCGTGTCGCGGAAGACGGTGCGCTTGCCCATGGCTGACATGACCAGCTCCAGCAACTGCTTGGACCTGCTCACATAGAACTGCTCGAAATCGCCCGAGTGCAGCGTGGCCGGGTCGATGAGGTGAGTGCCGATGACGTCGTCGAACCACTCGGGGCGCATACCCGACTCGAGGGCGAGCGTCTTGAGGTATCCGGCAGGAGATCCGGTCATGCTCTTGCTGGCCCGGAGCGACAGAGGCGTCTTGTTGATGATCGAGTTGGCCCGGTTGCTGTAGGCCCGGTGGTTCTTGTCGATCCACGCCTTGGGGAAGATCTGACGAACCTCCACGCTGTACTCGGCCAGGCGCGCCGCGTTCAGGGGCGCCTCGGTGAAGTACCAGTCCACCGCGCCCTGCTTGACGAGAAGGGCGTAAACCCCCTTGTAAGCGGCGCTGTTGCGGGTGCTCAGGGTGTCCAGCCGGTCGTCCAGGAAGGCTGCCTCGGCGATGGTGTCGGGGACCACTTCAGCGTTGCCCCGCAGACGTTCGACGAGTTGTTCCACATCGCGGGTGAAGCGGCTCTCCGTCGATCCGCCGTACATCTCGCCGAGCACACCGCACCAGTACCACTGGGTGAGCAGTTCGTCGGCCGCCTCGGTGTCGGTCTCGTCGCCCAGGATGGTCCGTACGGCGGCCAGCGGTACGAGCTGGGTGCGATACGGCAGGTCGGGGGCCCGCACGATGCACTGCCGCTCAAGGAAAGCCCCCACCCACTCGAAGGCCTCCGCCACGCGCGGAGCGAGCAGGCTGAAGTCGGCGAGCGGCAGTTCCAGCAGGTCACGGCGCTTGCAGGAGATCGCGGCGCGCGGCTCCTGCCGTTTGCGCTCCCAGGTTCTGACGAGTGCCACGGCCTGGAGGAAGTCACTGCTGCTGAGCCCGTCCTCGACGCCGGCCTCCATGCGCCCGAACACGGGGTACGACGCCGTCAGGCCCTTCTTGATGTCCAGCCATACGTCGGGGAGCTTGAAGTAGTCGCCGTGCTGGGCCACGTACTCCTGGTTGCCCGCGTAGGTGGCCGTCAGCAGTTCGAAGACGTTGAGCGGCACACCGCCGGTGTTCACCCGCTCGAACACGGCGCAGACCGCGTCCATGGTCGTTGAGGCCGCGAGCTTGATCATCGGCACCTGGAACGACTGCATCTGGCTGAGCACGTACTGCTGGAACTGTCCCCACAGCCCCCAGTTCGTGACGTCGACCTTCACGAACTCCTGGTGCCAGGCGTTCACACGCTGCGTGTCGAACACGAAATGGAGCGGGAAGTACCCGGCGGCGCACTCCCCCTCGACGGTGGTCAGGTCGATGGTGTCCCTGCGGTTGAAGCCGGTCTTCAGAATCCGATCCTCGGGCACGGACACGATGGCGTCGTCACGGTCGGCCGGCGACCCGATGGATTTGGCGATGTCGATGTAGTACCAGCGCCTCAGTTCCTTGCCCCGGGCGTCCACTGTCTCGACAGGCCGATCCCGATGCAGTGCCTGGAAGAGGGAGGTCAGCCGCTGCTGCCCGTCGAGCAGCAGGAGATCGGGCACTCTGCCCTGCGCGTCCTCGGCGCCCTTGAGTGTCCGGGTGCGGAACGGTGACGTGCCGTTGGTCTGCAGCGCCATCACCACGCCCAGCGGATAGTCCAGTGTCACCGTCGCGATAAGGGCCCTGATGCGCTCGTCGTCCCACTTCCACTCACGCTGGAAGTCCGGGAGTTGTAAGGCGCCGGAAGCGACGTCCGCGAGGGCGTCGCTGAGTCTCAGACTGTCGAGTGCCACGCTGTGTCTTCCCTGTTGAACCTGAGCGGTGAGTCGCCACCGGTGACCGGCGGTGAACATGCAATTCCATCAACGGAGTTGCGGGCAGTCAAGGGCGGTCGACGGACAGTTCCAGAGGCCGGAAGGCCAGGGCCCGCCCAGGGAGTCGGATCCGTCCGTGCCCTTCACTGAGCGGCATCCAGGCATCCGGGTCAAATGGGAGACTGTCCGGGTGAGGACAGACAGCTCTGGTGGAAGCGGACCCGTGAGTGCCGCCCGGCGTCGCGGCGTGATCGACGCCCTGCGCCGGGGGGCCGTGCCGGAGAGCGGACTGGATCTGCTGGCGACCGGCCTGGACCGCTTCGGAACCGCACTCGATGCGGAACTCGATGCCGTCAGGTCGGGAGCCTCGGTGTTCAAGGCGGTGCGAGGCGAGTACGGGTCGGGCAAGACATTCTTCGCACGGTGGCTCGGTGAGCGTGCCAAGCGGCGCAACTTCGCTGTCGCCGAAATCCAGATCTCGGAAACGGAGACCCCGCTGCACAAACTCGAGACCGTCTACCGCCGCCTCACCGAGCGGCTGGCCACGCCCGGATTCCCACCGAGCGCCCTTCGGCCGGTCGTCGATTCGTGGTTCTACGCCCTTGAGGAGGACGCGCTTGCTGCCGGAGCCCCCGAGGAGGACCTGCCCGGCAGGGTCGAACAGCTGATGACGGCCCGGCTCACGGAGGTGTCCCGGCACGCCCCGTCGTTCGCCACGGCCCTGCGAGGCTACCGAGCCGCGGTCGAGGCGGGCGACGAGGCCACCGCCTCGGCCGTCATGGCCTGGCTGGGTGGGCAGCCCCATGTGGCCGCCGCTGCCCGCAGGGCCGCTGGGGTGCGCGGTGACCTCGATCACTTCGGTGCTCTTGGCTTCCTGCAGGGATTGCTCACCGTGCTGCGCGACTCGGGTCACTCGGGGCTGCTCGTCGTCCTGGACGAGGTCGAGACCCTGCAGCGGGTCCGCTCCGACGCTCGCGACAAGGCGCTGAACGCGCTGCGTCAGCTCATCGACGAGGTGCACTCCGGGCGTTTCCCCGGTCTCTATCTGCTGATCACCGGCACGCCGGCGTTCTACGACGGCCGACAGGGCGTACAGCGGTTGGCTCCGCTGGCCCAGCGGCTGGCCACCGACTTCACCACCGACCCGCGCTTCGACAACCCGCGTGCCGTGCAGATCAGGCTGCCCGGCTTCACCCAGGAATCACTCATCGGTCTCGGGCTGACCATCCGGGACCTGTACGCGGCCGGATCGGCCGCCGCCGAGCGCGTCAGGGAAGTAGCGGACGATGCATACGTCGCCGACCTGGCCACGGCCGTCGGCGGGGCGCTGGGGGGCAAGGTGGGTGTCGCGCCCCGTCTGTTCCTCAAGAAGCTCGTGGGTGACGTCCTCGATCGCGTCGACCAGTTCGATGACTTCGATCCGCGCAAGCACTACGCACTCACGGTGAATGCCTCGGAGCTGACCGAAGTCGAGCGCAACGCCGCGGCGGCCACCAGCGCCGAGGATGTCGAACTGGATCTTCCATGAGCGACGGGGCGCCCGACCCGATGGATCTGCTTCACCCGGGGCTGGTCCACCACGTCGTGAACACCCTGGGCTGGCCCCGCCTGCGGCCTCTCCAGGAAGAGGCGATCACGCCCCTGACGGACGGCACGGACGCCGTGCTGATCGCACCCACCGCCGGCGGAAAGACCGAGGCTGCCTGCTTCCCCCTGCTGTCGCGCATGGCACAGGAGAAATGGGACGGCACCTCGGTCCTCTATGTGTGTCCGCTGAAGGCGCTGCTCAACAACCTGCTGCCCCGTCTGGAGACGTATACCTCCTGGCTCGGGCGCACGGCGGCGCTGTGGCACGGCGATGTCACCCACTCCCGCCGCAAGCGGATCCTGCGCGAACGACCGGATGTGCTGCTGACGACTCCAGAGTCCCTGGAGGCCATGCTGGTCAGCACGAATGTCGACCATCGGGCGTTCTTCTCCGGGCTGCGGGCGATCGTCGTCGACGAGGTGCACGCGTTCGCGGGCGACGACCGGGGGTGGCATCTGCTGGCCGTGCTGGAACGGTTGGAGCGGGTGGCCGGGCGTCCGGTGCAACGCGTCGGTCTGTCCGCGACCGTGGGTAACCCGCGGGAGCTGCTCACGTGGTTGCAGGGAGCGAAGGCCGAGCAGCGCGCGGCGCGGGTCGTCGCCCCGCACCTTAGGGAGAAGGAACCGAAGCTGCCCCCTCCCGGGGACGTCCAGCTCGACTACGTAGGGTCCCTGACCAATGCCGCGACGGTGATCGCGGCATTGCACAGGGGCGAGAAGCGGCTCGTCTTCTGTGAATCACGCAAGGAGGTCGAGGAACTTGGCTCGGCGCTGCGCGCGAAGGGCGTGACCACCTTTCTGTCCCACGCGTCACTGTCCGCGGACGAGCGGCGGCGGGCGGAGGAAGCCTTCGCAGAGGCCCGCGACTGCGTGATCGTCTCCACCAGCACCTTGGAACTGGGCATCGACGTCGGCGACCTCGACCGGGTCGTCCAGATCGATGCCCCAAGCACCGTGGCCTCGTTCCTGCAGCGTCTCGGCCGCACCGGCCGACGGCCCGGTGCCAGCCGCAACTGCCTGTTCCTGGCCACTGACGACGCCGGACTCCTCACCGCGGCAGCACTGCTGCTGCTCTGGTCAGGCGGCTGGGTGGAGCCGGTCATCGCCCCGCCGGAGCCCCGGCACATCGCCGCGCAGCAGATGCTGGCACTCTGCCTCCAGGAACACCGGGTCGGGGACCGGCTGTGGCAGGACTGGTGGGGAGGTCTCGGTCCTTTCGGTCCTTCCGCCGAGCCGATCATGCGCCACCTGGTCGAGGAGGGCTTCCTGGACCGGGACGGCGAGCTGCTGTTCATCGGACCCGAAGCCGAAAAGCGTTTCGGCTACCGGCACTTCATGGACCTCACCGCAGTCTTCACCGCCGCCCCGGAGTTCACGGTCCTGTCGGGCCGCACCGAAATCGGTACTACAGATCCCGCGCTGCTCACCGACGAGGTCATCGGCCCTCGCCGACTGCTGCTCGCCGGGCGCAGCTGGCAGGTGACGTACATCGACTGGTCGCGCCGCCGCTGCTTCGTCGAACCGGTGGAAGGTGGCGGGCGGGCTCGATGGGGTGGCATCGGACTGACCCGCACCGCGTCGTACGAGCTGACACGGTCGGTCCGCGAAGTACTACTCGGCGCCACCCCGCCGGTCAGGGTCACCCGCCGTGCCGAGAGCGCCCTCGCTCGCGTGCGCGATGAGAGCGCCGAACTGGTGCACCGCGACGGCAGCATCATCATGCGGGGAGGGCACGACACCAATGTGCGGTGGTGGACGTGGGCGGGGCACCGCACCAACGCCACCCTGGCCGCCACCCTCTCCAGCATTGCCGATCCCCTACAGCGTCCTACGAGCACATACATCCGGCTGCGTGAGGACATCACCCCGCAGGAATGGAGAAAGACCACCGCACACGCCGCCGACCACTTGTGCCTCCCGACGGTGGATCCTCGCGCGTTGGCCGGACTGAAGTTCAATGTGGCGCTTCCGCCGCGGTTGGCCGAGGCGACGCTCGCAGCCCGGTTGGCCGATCTGAAGGGTGCCATCGCATCGCTTCGTGAAGCTGTCAGCTTCACGACCAAGTGACGGAAGGGGCGCACTCTCGTGGCCGGGAAGACCTCGCCGCCGTCGGCCGAGTCCCCGGCGAAGCGGGCGGCAGACGAGTCGGGCTGTACGCCGGGTTCTGTTCCCCGGTTCCCTCGCGGGAGCCGGGGCGACGGCCATCCATCTAGGACCGGCGTTGCCGCCGGCCTCGTGCGGTCTACCCGCGGACTCGGGCGGGCAGCCCTCGATCGTCCGCGCAGGGTCACCTTCGAAAAGGCGGCCCCTCTTGACCTTGCTCCGGGTGGGGTTTACCTAGCTGCCTGAGTCACCTCAGGCACTGGTGGTCTCTTACACCACCGTTTCACCCTTACCGAGGACCGAGGTCCCCGGCGGTCTGCTTTCTGTGGCACTGTCCCGCGGGTCACCCCGGGTGGCCGTTAGCCACCACCCTGCCCTGTGGAGCCCGGACGTTCCTCGGGAAGCTCCCCGTCAGGGGGACTCCACGCGGCCGTCCGCCCGGCTCGTCTGCCGTGTCGACCATGGTACCCGGCGGACGTCCCGCTTCGACGCCGCGGCCGTGGCCAGCACCGAGCCCGCCAGGATCAGAGTGAAGGCGACGCCGATGCCGAGGGTCAGCTTCTCGTCCAGGAACAGCGCGCCCGCGGCGACCGCCACCGCCGGGTTGACGTACGTGATCACACCGGCTCGGGTCGGGCCGACCTCCTTGATCAGCTCCAGGAAGGCCACGAACGCGATCGCGGTGCAGACCACTCCCAGGCCGGCGAGTGCTGCCAGGACCTCGCCCGACGGCATGGTGGCGGGCCTGGTCAGGAAGGCCGCGGGGGCGTAGACCACGGCGGCGAACGTCAGGCAGGGGGTGATCAGCTGGAGGGTCGGGACGTCCTTGAGGTACCGGGCCGCTATCAGCGGGGCCGTGGCATAGCCGACGACCGTCACCAGCACCTCGGCCATCGACAGGGCGTCGCCGCCGGTGAGGTGCGGCAGAGTCAGGACGGTGACGCCCGCGAGGCCGAGGGCCAGGCCCGCGATGCGGCGGGCGCCCACCCGCTCCCCCGCGCCGAAGAAGCGGGCCAGGAGGAGGGCGACGATCGGCACGCCCGCGATGAGGAGTCC
It encodes the following:
- the pglZ gene encoding BREX-2 system phosphatase PglZ is translated as MSTAAVTTTSAVRLNAATITQYLASQPGLGPGKRRVVLLRAAPSWDGPDELPWGEQRRAKVAAAPSPLGVYELLLAHQKLSATGPDVLVVLTDREEAELGPDLLAKVHRQRVNAVDTWDVVREAFGASRSDHRLFEENWAAEALLDAAPPHGGWPKLAGGVLSRREALTSLALRRLGIGRYDPDAEISRATAGGGDELDIQTLLRWSLVPGGPERLLALRAPERAGLVQFLGEEEQAGRAGQALLALVTAEHGPDAVAFGLVCAALWGHADAAADAEDYRARGRAERWFGEEPPAEGEHLDALTAAFGRSCEEFVSALLLTGRSDSDESAAKARRLTGSVLDRAAALARQFGAERAAGTSPVLAPGLEARFTAAGEALSSGVPERITPAVKALSEHRLARDPDNSVRIERVRMARRLAHWLGTDPPVEADTVADAIARHVTETGWVDLALQHIESGGDPDPALRSAYDALCSSARDRRREIDRQFAQVLAVRTATDRGPGSMLTVETFLPEVVAPVVKAKERRVLLLVLDGMSAAIAAELGDQLRDHWAEYDPLPGAKDAPRRRAMAAALPTVTAVSRTSLFAARLMKGTQTDEKKLFPAHRFWGGEDVAVFHKNDLRTESSGEPFGPKLHDALIGDRTHVAVVLNTVDDRLASEQKLGDGAWRLSDIGGLRALLRSAADQGRAVIVTSDHGHVIDRRAARIDAQDVRSARHRAPGGPLAEHEIVLRGPRVLDPEPGSEIVALWDAETRYTSRKAGYHGGASLAEFAIPVLAFLPFGAKPPSGWRELGSQQPTWWSLTQQGEEQPPRAHAAAVSAPVGKKPPKRNKNEAELAKSHEALFDVALVPSTSEDGTLLSATPVSPVDALVDTLLESEVFTAQVQLLARKPDLARVEKAVHALLDSGGTLPMTALAQRVGLPASRPADGFAAVLRQLLNHDGVQVLETLPDGRTLRLHIGLLRDQFELS
- a CDS encoding CBS domain-containing protein produces the protein MLRNPSDDELLALKGRRIPLVELLTCFNTRFRNDQAILVIEQRLKDLGLATLPYFATCGSQSEIHIVAQESAAAEQGDTTDEEQEDEAGLLPGALPTQPFRIGDLPCAHAGVDSVTPASDLTEATYIMHTKNYSQIPVLEDRYTVSGVVTWRSVAKMYATGAEAALANAIVEDPPVAHAHDDFFAMLSSVCEHGYVLVRAHNGRISGIVTAADITQRFDATAWPFFVIGEIEFRLRKCLGAKIGEDAVRGVQNNDRKTGKIADLMFGQYVMLLDGDQRTRQGNRREALCAAADQNWQTLGWTGVNRVQFVHQLDRVREIRNQIAHFRPEPLSAQRSEELRQFVGLLRQLT
- the pglY gene encoding BREX-2 system ATPase PglY, giving the protein MAPTAATAPLLRDVIDIKTSISTSDFVLKLAEAVTKEGAERALRDYVVTERLLENFDEALSLIKTALDGQTSKAAYLHGSFGSGKSHFMAVLHALLRGDEAARARTDFDPVLAKHEWLSTDGKKFLLVPYHMLGAKSLEQRVLGGYVSHVKALHSDAPTPQVYRTDSLFADIRALRDRMGDDQFIEGLAGAAAADGDTADADDEWGDSFAWTPALLDTALAAEELDGAEVNLNLVNPTTPAELRAKLVHDASTSWFPGFAKNAAEDEHGFISLDAGLAVIAEHAKSLRYDGLILFMDELILWLANRIHDQKFVSREADKITNFVEGADSRRAIPIVSFIARQRDLRELVGQEVSGAAETAIQDSLNLASGRFDKITLEDRNLPQIAHARLLKPKDAEAAAKLDAAFAKIKRVGPQVWDVLLGSDEGTTGADEASFRLTYPFSPSFMDTLVHISSALQRSRTGLKLMGQLLADHRDDATLEQLIPLGDLYPVIADGGDRPFVDSLKVEFQAADKLYRTKLRPYLLAMYDVTEEDIERYRHRRETITDQGHLQRCKAFVGDDRLMCTLLLSALAPSVPALRDLTIRRLASLNHGSVISPIPGAEVGAIQSKVDEWASRFAEIKPTGTKANPGVRLELAGVDVDSVIANANVNNNRSNRRALAKRLLAEELGIDLQERLTADELKFVWRGSNRTVEVIFGNIADHDDLQDHEFAPSQDGLWRMIIDLPYDEGEYGPREDANRMAELRRLPGNRPRTVGWIPTHLSTGRFQDFQRLVVIHYALADQRRFDTSYAQHLNADNRARAKALLEDQRETLTKTVKAAFKQAYGLAAKKPGDVNPDFNEHLEPLPDVPDLRVSIGQSLYDAVRHVAGKLLAHQFPAHPDFDPDGTGTVVKLADARTVFGHIRDASEAGDRQAEIPGKERDLMRRVATPLGLGRQKEAYFRLSTRWPEHFALQARGEAGPGDLSVSRLTEWIDRPAPMGLEPFLAHLVIASYAEMDDRVWVRAGALLDPSPELSAIKPQDALRSQPLPEEHVWEEAGRRYWEIFGEEPPRLRRGRMVGQFARRITERARTHQPHAADLVAQLEKHATLLGLDGTDESGRLAIARRARDLLDELRGLDQGAAGGSAAAKQVISAFAGFDLGDVPTSRYGASIKQAEAVAAALATAAWDMLKLAPNYGPQGEAVLEELRGAARVDQRTKDLKEALREARRSIVAVIERSQAHTTDPRRAYAAPTPTEPLTKPDAISLNTDTGQPPVPSTHPGADSGRRAGRRSGGGRTTASRALAELRAELAELAAAEPDAEIEISWRVVE